In one window of Ruminococcus hominis DNA:
- a CDS encoding redox-sensing transcriptional repressor Rex translates to MESRGISKAVIGRLPRYYRYLGELNEAGVERISSSDLSKKMHVTASQIRQDLNNFGGFGQQGYGYNVKYLRTEIGKILGLDQSHNMVIIGAGNLGQALANYASFARNGFILKGIFDVNPELKGKVIRDIPIRMMDELETVLQEENIDIAALTIPKTKAVEVSDILVRNGIKAIWNFAHTDLNLPKDVIVESVHLSDSLMKLSYNITRYKEEHGED, encoded by the coding sequence GTGGAGTCAAGAGGAATATCAAAAGCTGTTATTGGGAGACTTCCAAGATATTACAGATATCTTGGTGAACTCAATGAAGCCGGAGTAGAAAGAATATCATCAAGTGATTTAAGTAAAAAAATGCATGTAACAGCATCACAGATTCGCCAGGATTTGAATAATTTTGGTGGATTTGGCCAACAAGGATATGGTTATAATGTAAAGTATCTTCGCACGGAGATTGGCAAGATACTGGGATTGGACCAGAGTCACAATATGGTAATCATAGGAGCAGGTAATTTAGGACAGGCACTTGCAAATTATGCATCTTTTGCAAGAAACGGATTTATTTTAAAGGGAATCTTTGATGTGAATCCTGAATTGAAAGGAAAAGTGATCAGAGACATTCCAATTCGAATGATGGATGAATTAGAGACAGTTCTTCAGGAAGAAAATATTGATATTGCGGCACTCACAATTCCAAAAACAAAAGCGGTTGAAGTATCTGATATTCTGGTACGTAATGGTATTAAAGCAATTTGGAATTTTGCACATACAGATTTGAATCTTCCGAAAGATGTGATTGTAGAAAGTGTCCATTTATCTGATAGCTTGATGAAGTTGTCCTATAATATTACCCGATACAAAGAAGAACACGGGGAAGATTAG
- a CDS encoding NAD(P)H-hydrate dehydratase: MRYLPTGNWMQKADAHTIHEIGIPSLVLMERAALGIAEVIKSKVQKNKKILIVCGSGNNGGDGFAIARLLHDENYSVGIAFVGKTESMSDECKQQYCICKNIGISIETEIPDEEYGVIVDAIFGVGLCREISGKYASVIECLNAMKGYKVAVDIPSGVNSLDGKILGIAFKADLTVSVQCEKLGTVLYPGKDFAGEVVVKSIGINTELYQNNIEICYTLEQDDLCTCLPKRVANSHKGTYGKVLMITGSKGMAGAAYLSAKAAYVSGAGLVQIYTAKENRSILQQLLPEAIISTYTEYSEEELKQLLNWADVVCIGCGLGQEKTADKLLQGVFQFCKVPCIIDADGINLLSEKMELLEESTFPIALTPHMKEMTRLLKCSVAKLNADRMNILTDFVKRYPVVCALKDARTLVAKENHPLFVNTAGNSAMAKAGSGDVLAGVITGLTAQHMNLYDSVVSGVYLHANGGDYAKKSCGVYSVLAEDLISGIKDVLKQVEQ, encoded by the coding sequence ATGAGATATTTGCCTACTGGAAATTGGATGCAAAAAGCTGACGCACACACGATTCATGAAATAGGAATTCCATCTCTGGTGCTAATGGAGAGAGCTGCATTGGGAATTGCTGAGGTTATAAAATCGAAAGTTCAGAAGAATAAAAAGATACTGATAGTTTGTGGCTCCGGAAATAATGGAGGAGACGGATTTGCAATCGCAAGATTGTTACATGATGAGAATTATTCCGTAGGAATTGCATTTGTTGGAAAAACAGAGTCAATGAGCGATGAATGTAAACAACAATATTGTATTTGTAAAAATATTGGGATATCGATAGAGACAGAAATTCCTGATGAAGAGTATGGTGTGATCGTAGATGCGATTTTTGGCGTTGGACTTTGCCGGGAGATAAGCGGTAAATATGCTTCTGTGATAGAGTGTTTAAATGCAATGAAAGGATATAAAGTTGCGGTAGATATACCCTCGGGAGTCAATTCTTTGGACGGAAAAATTTTAGGTATAGCGTTTAAAGCGGACTTGACGGTTTCTGTACAATGTGAGAAACTAGGAACTGTTCTGTATCCGGGAAAAGATTTTGCAGGAGAAGTAGTTGTAAAATCAATCGGTATCAATACAGAACTTTATCAAAATAATATAGAAATATGTTATACACTGGAACAAGATGATCTTTGCACATGTCTGCCGAAACGTGTGGCAAATTCACATAAAGGAACATATGGGAAAGTGCTTATGATTACCGGAAGCAAGGGAATGGCCGGAGCAGCATATTTAAGTGCAAAAGCAGCATATGTAAGCGGAGCAGGGCTTGTTCAGATATATACTGCCAAAGAAAATAGAAGCATTCTTCAACAACTGCTGCCAGAAGCAATTATCTCCACTTATACAGAATATTCTGAAGAAGAATTGAAACAATTATTAAATTGGGCAGATGTTGTATGTATTGGATGTGGACTTGGCCAGGAAAAAACAGCAGATAAATTATTACAAGGGGTATTTCAATTCTGTAAAGTCCCATGTATTATTGATGCAGATGGAATCAATCTTTTATCTGAAAAGATGGAATTGCTTGAAGAAAGTACATTTCCGATAGCATTAACTCCACACATGAAGGAAATGACGAGACTTTTAAAGTGCTCGGTCGCAAAATTAAATGCAGATCGTATGAATATATTGACTGATTTTGTGAAACGGTATCCTGTTGTTTGTGCGTTGAAAGACGCTCGTACGCTTGTAGCAAAAGAGAATCATCCTTTATTTGTAAATACTGCAGGAAATAGTGCGATGGCAAAAGCAGGTTCGGGAGATGTTCTTGCTGGAGTGATCACAGGGCTTACAGCACAACATATGAATTTGTATGATAGTGTTGTGTCAGGAGTGTATCTTCATGCAAACGGAGGAGATTATGCAAAAAAAAGCTGTGGCGTTTACAGTGTACTGGCAGAAGATTTGATTTCAGGAATAAAAGATGTACTAAAGCAGGTAGAACAGTAA
- the alr gene encoding alanine racemase, giving the protein MKQYTRVYAKIDLDAIAYNMEQMKERIGTGAKLVAVIKTDGYGHGAIPIARMFESVDYVWGYATASLDEAALLRKAGICKPILVLGCVFPDQYEDMIRYEVRPATYTEEMAIEISKQAVKLNKTAYLHIKIDTGMGRIGFAVSDETADIVEQISKLPNIKIEGMFTHFAKADEKDKSYTYQQHEKFVWMKQALEEKNLEIPYIDCDNSAGIIDFPNMKHNLARAGISLYGMYPSDEVNKNAISLKPALELISHISFVKNVEAGTSISYGGTFVAPKAMRIATIPVGYGDGYPRSLSNKGSVLIHGKRARILGRVCMDQFLVDVTDIPEAKFMDEVVLVGKDQTETITIDELAELSGRFNYEFICCLGKRIPRVYIQDGKIVEQIDYFA; this is encoded by the coding sequence ATGAAACAATATACACGTGTGTATGCAAAAATTGATCTGGATGCAATTGCATATAACATGGAACAAATGAAGGAGCGAATCGGAACAGGAGCAAAGTTGGTTGCGGTTATTAAAACAGATGGATATGGACATGGTGCGATTCCGATTGCCAGAATGTTCGAATCAGTAGATTATGTATGGGGTTATGCGACAGCTAGTCTTGATGAAGCTGCTCTCTTGCGTAAGGCTGGAATTTGTAAGCCAATTCTTGTATTGGGATGTGTATTTCCAGATCAGTATGAGGATATGATCCGTTACGAAGTACGTCCTGCTACATATACAGAAGAAATGGCAATAGAAATATCAAAACAGGCTGTTAAATTAAATAAAACGGCATATTTGCATATTAAAATCGATACAGGAATGGGACGTATTGGTTTTGCAGTATCGGATGAAACGGCAGATATTGTTGAACAGATAAGTAAATTACCAAATATAAAAATTGAAGGAATGTTCACGCATTTTGCGAAGGCAGATGAAAAAGATAAAAGCTATACATATCAACAGCATGAGAAATTTGTTTGGATGAAACAGGCACTGGAAGAGAAAAATCTGGAAATTCCATATATTGATTGCGATAATAGTGCTGGAATTATAGATTTTCCCAATATGAAGCATAATCTGGCAAGAGCAGGAATCTCTTTATATGGAATGTATCCGTCTGATGAGGTAAATAAAAATGCAATTTCATTAAAACCGGCATTAGAATTAATCAGTCATATTTCTTTTGTGAAAAATGTAGAAGCTGGTACTTCAATCAGTTACGGAGGTACATTTGTGGCACCAAAAGCAATGCGAATAGCTACAATACCTGTCGGATATGGAGATGGATATCCACGTTCTCTTTCAAACAAAGGATCTGTTTTGATTCATGGAAAACGTGCTCGTATTCTGGGAAGAGTTTGTATGGATCAGTTTTTAGTAGATGTTACTGATATCCCGGAAGCAAAATTTATGGATGAAGTTGTGCTGGTAGGGAAAGATCAGACAGAAACTATAACAATAGACGAGTTGGCAGAGCTTAGCGGAAGATTTAACTATGAATTTATATGCTGCCTTGGAAAACGAATCCCAAGAGTTTATATTCAGGATGGGAAAATAGTAGAACAGATTGATTATTTTGCATAG
- a CDS encoding type II toxin-antitoxin system PemK/MazF family toxin → MVVKRGDIYYADLSPIIGSEQGGVRPVLIIQNDVGNRHSPTIICAAITSRMNKAKLPTHIEISSGRYHLVKDSVILLEQIRTIDKQRLREYVCHVDSRMMGKVNHAIQISLGLDT, encoded by the coding sequence TTGGTTGTAAAGCGTGGAGATATTTACTATGCAGACCTAAGTCCGATTATCGGTTCGGAACAAGGTGGCGTACGCCCGGTCCTGATCATTCAAAATGATGTTGGAAATCGTCACAGTCCGACTATAATCTGTGCTGCTATTACATCACGTATGAATAAAGCAAAATTACCGACGCATATTGAAATTAGTTCAGGAAGATACCATTTAGTAAAAGATTCTGTTATATTGCTGGAACAGATTCGAACAATAGATAAGCAACGACTTCGGGAATATGTATGCCATGTAGACAGTAGAATGATGGGAAAGGTTAACCATGCAATTCAAATCAGTCTTGGTCTGGATACATAA
- a CDS encoding YebC/PmpR family DNA-binding transcriptional regulator has protein sequence MSGHSKFANIKHKKEKNDAAKGKIFTKIGRELAVAVKEGGGPDPTSNSRLRDVIAKAKSNNMPNDTIERNIKKAAGEGSGDNYEHITYEGYGPNGTAIIVRTLTDNKNRTASNVRNAFTKGSGNVGTPGCVSFMFDEKGQIIVDKEECDMDADELMMLALDSGAEDFVDNDDSYEILTTPEDFSDVRLKLEEAGIAMVNAEVTMIPQTYVELTEEEDLKNIQKTLDLLEEDDDVQDVYHNWDE, from the coding sequence ATGTCAGGACATTCTAAATTTGCGAATATTAAACACAAAAAAGAAAAAAATGATGCAGCAAAAGGAAAAATCTTTACTAAGATTGGTCGTGAACTTGCTGTAGCCGTTAAGGAAGGTGGCGGACCTGACCCGACTAGTAACAGTAGACTTCGTGATGTGATCGCTAAGGCAAAATCAAATAACATGCCGAATGATACGATTGAAAGAAATATTAAAAAAGCAGCTGGTGAAGGTTCAGGCGATAATTATGAACATATTACATATGAAGGATATGGACCGAACGGAACAGCAATTATTGTCAGAACACTGACAGATAATAAGAACAGAACAGCTTCTAATGTCAGAAATGCATTTACAAAGGGCAGTGGTAACGTAGGAACACCTGGATGTGTGTCTTTCATGTTTGACGAAAAAGGACAGATCATTGTTGATAAAGAAGAATGCGATATGGATGCAGATGAATTGATGATGCTTGCACTTGATTCAGGAGCAGAAGATTTCGTGGATAATGATGATAGCTATGAAATTCTTACAACTCCTGAAGATTTCAGTGATGTTCGTCTGAAATTAGAAGAAGCAGGAATTGCTATGGTGAATGCTGAAGTGACAATGATTCCGCAGACATATGTTGAGCTGACGGAAGAGGAAGACCTTAAAAATATTCAAAAGACATTAGATCTTCTTGAAGAAGATGACGATGTACAGGATGTATATCACAACTGGGACGAGTAA
- a CDS encoding ClpP family protease → MDKSLKNTSKENKESREEREEIREEIKETGTLCLENDKHHHKIQMIAIIGEIEGHEALSGNTKSTKYEHIIPKLAQVEDDEETEGVLILLNTLGGDVEAGLAIAEMIASLSKPSVSLVLGGSHSIGGPLAVSADYSFIVPSGTMIVHPVRSNGMFIGVYQSYRNMERTQDRITSFISKHSNISQARLEELMLDPTQLVKDVGTMLEGIDAVKEGMINEVGGISQALNKLHEMIEEQKK, encoded by the coding sequence ATGGATAAATCTTTAAAAAATACATCTAAAGAAAATAAAGAAAGCAGGGAAGAACGGGAAGAAATCCGTGAAGAAATAAAGGAAACCGGAACACTATGTTTAGAAAATGATAAACATCATCACAAAATCCAGATGATTGCAATTATTGGAGAAATTGAAGGGCATGAGGCATTATCCGGAAATACAAAATCTACGAAATATGAACACATTATTCCCAAACTGGCACAAGTGGAGGATGATGAAGAAACAGAGGGGGTTCTTATTTTGTTAAATACATTAGGGGGTGATGTTGAAGCTGGACTTGCAATCGCAGAAATGATTGCATCTCTTAGTAAACCTTCGGTATCTCTGGTGCTTGGAGGAAGTCATTCAATAGGAGGACCGCTTGCAGTTTCAGCAGATTATTCATTTATTGTACCAAGTGGAACAATGATTGTACATCCGGTCCGTTCCAATGGAATGTTTATCGGGGTCTATCAAAGCTATCGAAATATGGAACGTACACAAGACCGTATAACCAGCTTTATTTCAAAACATTCAAATATAAGTCAGGCAAGACTGGAAGAACTAATGCTTGATCCAACTCAACTTGTAAAAGATGTTGGAACTATGCTGGAAGGCATTGATGCGGTGAAAGAAGGAATGATCAATGAGGTTGGCGGAATCAGTCAGGCATTGAATAAACTACACGAAATGATTGAAGAACAAAAAAAATAA
- a CDS encoding FtsK/SpoIIIE family DNA translocase: MAAKSTKKRKTTTKKPTKKQQQENAAIRDEICILCVLAVCILLLISNFGIGGMVGEAVSSVLFGLFGWIAYLIPVLIFSVVAFLISNRGNSHAYIKSIALFVLVVLLATLLELIMNPYDATAGLMTYYHQSSVNRTAGGLFGGFLMKLLCPLIGKAGTYVVVIVLAIVCVILITEKSLLKPLGRKSKVVYEDAKKLKETTAIKSAQKRAAQKKEKTARLEEQAKEQQSTVSKPTQKRNKKVSGVSFATTLLETPIRGKSPELKELIPEEPVEDMSIKPLDEMPELTIESPFDDVDVPDMSEPVPETETMAVEEAIAPIESVSVSEEPEETDMTETTTKQTRKHSSPEEKAAVTKETESVEAAVQAQNTAPAKKYLTPPLDLLKKGKASGGDSNAHLRATAMKLEQTLLNFGVKVHVTNASCGPAVTRYELQPEQGVKVSKIVGLADDIKLNLAVSDLRIEAPIPGKAAVGIEVPNEENTAVMLRDLLEAPEFQKSKAKLAFAVGKDIAGKVIVADIAKMPHLLVAGATGSGKSVCINTIIMSLIYKADPEDVKLIMVDPKVVELNVYNGIPHLLIPVVTDPRKAAGALNWAVAEMMKRYQLFAEYNVRDLKGFNEKVSNLEPAENNPKKMAQIVIIVDELADLMMVAPKDVEGAICRLAQLARAAGIHLILATQRPSVNVITGLIKANMPSRIAFAVSSGVDSRTIIDMNGAEKLLGKGDMLFYPTGYPKPVRVQGSFVSDKEVQQVVDYLINQNGGANYSSDLEEHLSNDNSVELSGSAVFSGNSSETEDNRDHYFADAGFFIIEKEKASIGMLQRMFKIGFNRAARIMDQLAEAQVVGPEEGTKPRKVLMTKEEFEEYLGTGKKED; encoded by the coding sequence ATGGCTGCAAAGTCAACCAAGAAACGAAAGACAACAACCAAAAAACCAACTAAAAAACAGCAGCAGGAGAATGCTGCAATTCGCGATGAAATATGTATTTTATGCGTACTTGCTGTATGTATTTTACTATTGATCAGCAACTTCGGCATTGGAGGTATGGTCGGAGAAGCTGTATCATCTGTGTTGTTTGGCTTATTTGGCTGGATTGCATATTTAATCCCTGTGCTTATATTTAGCGTGGTCGCTTTTCTAATTTCAAACAGAGGAAACAGCCACGCGTACATAAAAAGTATTGCATTATTTGTACTTGTTGTATTGCTTGCAACATTGCTTGAACTTATTATGAATCCATATGACGCAACAGCAGGGCTTATGACATATTATCACCAGTCAAGTGTAAACCGAACAGCGGGTGGCCTGTTTGGCGGATTTTTAATGAAATTATTGTGTCCGCTTATCGGGAAAGCAGGAACTTATGTCGTTGTGATAGTTCTGGCAATCGTATGTGTTATCTTAATTACAGAAAAATCATTACTTAAGCCACTGGGGCGAAAGAGTAAAGTAGTATATGAGGATGCTAAGAAATTAAAAGAAACAACAGCTATAAAGTCAGCACAGAAAAGAGCAGCACAAAAGAAAGAAAAGACGGCAAGATTAGAAGAACAAGCAAAAGAACAGCAAAGCACTGTATCGAAACCGACACAAAAACGCAACAAAAAAGTATCAGGTGTTTCGTTTGCTACAACATTGTTGGAAACACCTATACGTGGAAAGTCACCGGAACTTAAGGAATTAATCCCGGAAGAACCAGTAGAAGATATGAGTATCAAACCATTGGATGAGATGCCGGAGCTTACAATAGAATCTCCATTTGATGATGTAGATGTGCCAGATATGAGCGAACCTGTTCCAGAGACAGAAACGATGGCTGTCGAAGAAGCAATTGCACCGATAGAATCTGTGTCTGTATCGGAAGAACCAGAAGAGACAGACATGACTGAAACAACAACAAAACAGACACGGAAACACTCATCACCGGAAGAAAAGGCGGCGGTAACAAAAGAAACAGAATCTGTGGAAGCAGCCGTTCAGGCACAGAATACAGCACCTGCTAAGAAGTATCTTACTCCACCATTAGATTTATTAAAAAAGGGAAAAGCATCCGGAGGCGATTCGAATGCACATTTGCGTGCCACTGCAATGAAGTTAGAGCAGACGCTTTTGAATTTTGGAGTGAAGGTTCATGTGACAAATGCCAGTTGTGGTCCGGCTGTGACAAGATATGAGCTTCAACCAGAACAAGGCGTTAAAGTTAGCAAAATTGTAGGGCTTGCAGACGACATTAAACTAAATCTGGCAGTGTCAGATCTTCGAATTGAAGCTCCGATTCCTGGAAAAGCAGCAGTCGGGATTGAAGTACCTAATGAAGAAAATACAGCAGTAATGCTCCGAGATCTTTTAGAAGCACCTGAATTTCAGAAAAGTAAAGCAAAACTTGCATTTGCTGTAGGTAAAGATATTGCAGGAAAAGTAATTGTAGCTGATATTGCAAAAATGCCTCATTTACTTGTGGCAGGTGCAACGGGGTCTGGAAAATCCGTGTGTATCAATACAATTATTATGAGTCTTATTTACAAAGCAGACCCGGAAGATGTCAAATTGATCATGGTTGATCCAAAGGTTGTAGAATTAAATGTTTATAATGGAATTCCACATTTGCTTATTCCGGTAGTGACAGATCCTCGTAAAGCGGCTGGGGCTTTGAACTGGGCAGTTGCAGAGATGATGAAACGATATCAACTGTTTGCAGAATATAACGTACGTGATTTGAAAGGATTTAATGAAAAAGTTTCAAATCTCGAGCCGGCTGAAAATAATCCGAAAAAAATGGCTCAGATTGTGATTATTGTCGACGAGCTGGCAGATTTGATGATGGTAGCTCCAAAAGATGTAGAGGGTGCAATTTGTCGTTTGGCTCAGCTGGCACGTGCTGCTGGTATACATTTAATTCTGGCAACACAAAGACCATCTGTAAATGTTATCACAGGATTGATTAAAGCCAATATGCCATCACGTATTGCATTTGCGGTATCTTCGGGTGTAGATTCTCGAACGATTATAGACATGAATGGAGCAGAAAAGCTTCTTGGAAAAGGAGATATGCTCTTTTATCCGACTGGTTATCCAAAACCAGTACGTGTACAAGGTTCCTTTGTTTCTGATAAAGAAGTTCAGCAGGTTGTAGATTACCTGATCAATCAGAATGGCGGGGCAAATTATAGTAGTGACTTAGAAGAACATCTAAGTAATGATAATTCCGTGGAACTTTCCGGTAGTGCAGTTTTTTCCGGAAATTCCTCAGAAACGGAAGATAATCGGGATCATTATTTTGCGGATGCAGGCTTCTTCATTATAGAAAAAGAAAAGGCATCGATCGGAATGCTACAGAGAATGTTCAAAATAGGATTTAATCGAGCCGCAAGAATTATGGATCAGCTTGCAGAAGCACAGGTGGTAGGACCCGAAGAAGGTACAAAACCGAGGAAGGTATTGATGACCAAAGAAGAATTTGAAGAGTATTTAGGAACAGGTAAGAAGGAGGATTAG
- a CDS encoding formate--tetrahydrofolate ligase, giving the protein MKTDIQIAQEAQMLPIKEVAANAGITEDDLEFYGKYKAKLSEDFWDKIKDNPDGKLVLVTAINPTPAGEGKTTTSVGLGQAFAKLDKKAIIALREPSLGPCFGIKGGAAGGGYAQVVPMEDLNLHFTGDFHAITSANNLLAAMLDNHIQQGNALQIDPRQVVWKRCVDMNDRVLRNIVVGLGNKMDGMVREDHFVITVASEIMAILCLADDLQDLKRRLGRIIVAYNFNGDPVTADDLQATGAMTALLKDAIKPNLIQTLEHTPALVHGGPFANIAHGCNSVRATKMALKMADIAITEAGFGADLGAEKFMDIKCRKAGLKPDAVVLVATVRALKYNGGVAKADLAEENLDALKKGIVNLEKHIENIQKFGVPVIVTLNSFITDTDAENEYIRQFCEERGCEFALSEVWEKGGEGGIALAEKVLNTLENKESHFHTLYEDELSLKEKIEKISKEIYGADGVVYEPAAQKQITKIEAMGFGEFPICMAKNQYSFSDDAKKLGRPENFDIHIREVYVDAGAGFVVALTGSVMTMPGLPKVPAANNIDVSEDGKITGLF; this is encoded by the coding sequence ATGAAAACAGATATTCAAATTGCACAGGAGGCACAGATGCTGCCAATTAAAGAGGTGGCAGCAAACGCAGGTATTACAGAGGATGATTTAGAATTTTACGGAAAATATAAAGCAAAGCTTTCAGAAGATTTCTGGGATAAGATTAAAGATAATCCGGATGGAAAACTGGTATTGGTAACAGCAATCAATCCAACTCCTGCAGGAGAGGGAAAAACAACAACATCTGTTGGATTAGGACAGGCATTTGCCAAGTTAGATAAAAAAGCAATCATTGCACTTCGCGAACCATCTCTTGGACCTTGTTTCGGAATTAAAGGAGGAGCTGCAGGTGGCGGTTATGCACAGGTTGTTCCGATGGAAGATTTGAACCTACATTTCACAGGAGATTTCCATGCAATTACATCTGCTAATAATCTGCTTGCTGCAATGTTAGATAATCACATCCAGCAGGGAAATGCTCTTCAGATTGATCCACGACAGGTTGTATGGAAACGTTGTGTTGATATGAATGACAGAGTGTTGCGTAATATTGTTGTAGGTCTTGGGAACAAGATGGACGGAATGGTTCGTGAAGATCATTTTGTTATTACAGTAGCTTCTGAAATTATGGCAATCCTTTGCCTCGCTGATGATTTGCAGGATTTAAAACGCAGACTTGGAAGAATCATCGTTGCATATAATTTTAACGGGGATCCTGTTACTGCAGATGATTTACAGGCGACAGGCGCAATGACTGCGTTACTCAAAGATGCGATCAAGCCAAACTTGATTCAGACATTAGAACACACTCCGGCCTTAGTCCATGGAGGTCCATTTGCTAATATCGCACATGGCTGCAATAGTGTGCGTGCAACAAAGATGGCTTTAAAAATGGCAGATATTGCAATCACAGAAGCTGGATTCGGTGCAGATCTCGGTGCTGAAAAATTCATGGATATCAAATGCAGAAAAGCGGGTTTAAAACCAGATGCTGTTGTTTTAGTTGCAACAGTACGAGCATTGAAGTATAATGGTGGAGTTGCCAAAGCTGATTTGGCAGAAGAGAATCTGGATGCACTGAAAAAAGGAATCGTGAATTTAGAGAAACATATTGAAAATATACAGAAATTCGGAGTACCTGTAATAGTTACACTGAATTCATTTATAACAGATACAGATGCTGAAAATGAATATATTCGTCAGTTCTGCGAAGAAAGAGGCTGTGAATTCGCACTTTCAGAAGTATGGGAAAAGGGCGGAGAAGGCGGAATTGCACTTGCAGAAAAGGTATTGAATACATTGGAAAATAAAGAAAGCCACTTCCATACGCTTTATGAAGACGAATTGTCTTTGAAAGAAAAAATCGAGAAAATTTCAAAAGAGATTTATGGTGCAGATGGTGTGGTTTATGAGCCGGCAGCACAAAAGCAGATTACAAAAATAGAAGCAATGGGATTTGGCGAATTTCCAATATGTATGGCGAAAAATCAATATTCATTCTCAGATGATGCAAAGAAGCTGGGAAGACCAGAAAACTTTGATATTCATATTCGTGAGGTTTATGTTGATGCAGGAGCAGGATTTGTTGTTGCACTGACAGGTTCGGTTATGACTATGCCTGGACTTCCAAAAGTGCCAGCTGCCAACAATATCGATGTGTCTGAAGATGGAAAAATTACAGGACTGTTTTAA
- the folD gene encoding bifunctional methylenetetrahydrofolate dehydrogenase/methenyltetrahydrofolate cyclohydrolase FolD, with the protein MQLIDGKKISKEIKDELKEEVAVLKANGKEVCLAVVQVGNDPASSVYVNNKKKACAYIGIESESYELAEETTEEELLLLIDRLNKEEHVNGILVQLPLPAHIDEDKIIRAISPDKDVDGFHPVSVGRLWIGEKGFLSCTPAGIIQLLKRSGITIDGKECVIVGRSNIVGKPMAALLLRENGTVTVTHSHTNNLKDITKRADILIVAIGRKQFITADYVKEGAVVIDVGMHRDENNKLCGDVAFDEVAEHTSAITPVPGGVGPMTIAMLMNNCVETVRK; encoded by the coding sequence ATGCAGTTAATCGATGGAAAAAAGATTTCAAAAGAAATTAAGGATGAATTAAAAGAAGAAGTAGCCGTATTAAAGGCGAATGGAAAAGAAGTGTGTCTTGCTGTTGTTCAAGTGGGAAACGATCCGGCATCTTCAGTTTATGTAAATAATAAAAAGAAAGCCTGTGCTTATATTGGTATCGAATCAGAAAGCTATGAACTGGCAGAAGAGACAACAGAAGAGGAGTTATTGCTTCTAATTGATCGTTTGAATAAAGAAGAACATGTAAATGGAATACTGGTTCAGTTGCCGCTTCCGGCCCATATTGACGAAGATAAGATCATACGTGCTATTTCTCCGGATAAGGATGTAGACGGATTTCATCCAGTCAGCGTAGGACGTCTGTGGATTGGAGAGAAAGGATTTTTATCTTGTACTCCGGCAGGTATTATTCAGTTATTAAAACGTTCCGGGATTACAATAGATGGAAAAGAATGTGTGATTGTCGGACGTAGCAATATCGTAGGAAAACCGATGGCTGCATTACTTTTAAGAGAAAATGGAACAGTTACAGTTACGCATTCACATACAAATAATTTAAAAGATATTACAAAGAGAGCGGATATTTTGATTGTTGCAATTGGCAGAAAGCAATTTATAACAGCAGACTATGTAAAAGAGGGTGCAGTTGTTATCGATGTGGGCATGCATCGTGATGAGAATAATAAGCTTTGCGGAGATGTTGCATTTGACGAAGTAGCAGAGCATACATCTGCAATTACCCCGGTTCCAGGAGGCGTAGGACCGATGACGATTGCAATGCTAATGAACAACTGTGTAGAAACAGTAAGAAAATAG